The Flammeovirgaceae bacterium genome contains a region encoding:
- a CDS encoding DinB family protein — MRKGDIINNLNNEVLLAASCFKALPEEKFFARPLPEKWSPAEHAQHLILSVKPLITAFSLPRFVLRWTFGKPNRPGRTFDQVVEKYKAKLAAGGKASKPFIPKRLAVSDNPKTVIQHFTNAYSRFAYRLSSWPEEQLDRYLLPHPLLGKLTLREMLYFTIYHVSHHHGLVKHMQTD; from the coding sequence ATGAGAAAGGGAGACATCATTAATAATCTTAACAATGAAGTGTTACTCGCTGCATCCTGTTTTAAGGCACTGCCTGAAGAGAAATTTTTTGCCCGGCCGCTGCCCGAAAAATGGTCGCCTGCCGAGCATGCGCAACACCTGATACTTTCAGTGAAGCCGCTTATTACGGCCTTTTCACTTCCGCGGTTTGTATTGCGATGGACCTTTGGCAAACCTAACCGGCCCGGAAGAACATTCGATCAGGTTGTGGAAAAATATAAGGCCAAACTGGCGGCTGGCGGTAAAGCAAGCAAACCGTTTATTCCGAAACGACTTGCTGTGAGTGATAATCCGAAAACCGTGATTCAACATTTTACGAACGCGTATTCACGGTTTGCGTACAGGCTGAGTTCCTGGCCGGAAGAGCAACTCGACCGGTATTTATTGCCACACCCGCTGCTTGGAAAACTCACCCTGCGCGAGATGCTATACTTTACCATATACCATGTTTCGCATCATCATGGCCTGGTAAAGCATATGCAAACAGATTAG
- a CDS encoding phosphoribosylformylglycinamidine cyclo-ligase: MSDRYNQRGVSASKEDVHQAIQKLDKGLFPNAFCKIVEDHLAGHPDYCTIMHADGAGTKSSLAYIYWKETGDLSVWKGIAQDAIIMNVDDLLCVGATDNILLSSTIGRNKNLVPGEVISTIINGTEEVLEMLRQYGLNIRSTGGETADVGDLVRTIIVDSTVTARMKRSNVIDNSNIQAGDVIVGLASYGQASYEHEYNSGIGSNGLTSARHDVFAKEYASKYPESYDKDVPTELVYSGKYKLTDKLPGVPLPVGKLVLSPTRTYAPVMIEVFKELRPHIHGLVHCSGGAQTKVLHFIDNLHVIKDNLFEIPPLFKLIQQVSGTGWREMYKVFNMGHRMEVYLDEQYAQAVIDISKNFGIDAQVIGRVEGANQKQVTLKTAAGIFTY; this comes from the coding sequence ATGTCCGACCGCTACAACCAACGGGGCGTTTCTGCAAGCAAAGAAGATGTGCACCAGGCCATCCAAAAGCTGGATAAGGGGTTGTTTCCTAACGCTTTCTGCAAAATTGTTGAAGATCATTTAGCTGGCCACCCGGATTATTGTACCATCATGCATGCCGATGGCGCGGGCACAAAATCATCACTGGCGTACATCTACTGGAAAGAGACGGGCGACCTCTCCGTTTGGAAAGGCATTGCGCAGGATGCCATCATCATGAATGTGGATGATTTACTGTGTGTAGGCGCTACCGATAATATTTTACTGTCATCCACTATTGGGCGGAATAAAAATCTTGTTCCCGGTGAAGTAATTTCCACCATCATCAACGGCACTGAAGAGGTGCTTGAAATGTTACGCCAGTACGGACTGAACATCCGTAGCACCGGTGGCGAAACTGCCGATGTAGGCGACCTGGTACGAACGATCATTGTCGACAGCACGGTAACCGCACGCATGAAACGCAGCAATGTAATTGACAACAGCAACATACAGGCAGGTGATGTAATTGTGGGACTGGCTTCGTATGGACAAGCATCCTACGAACATGAATACAATAGTGGAATCGGCAGCAACGGATTAACTTCTGCGCGCCATGATGTGTTTGCAAAAGAATACGCTTCAAAATATCCTGAATCGTATGACAAGGATGTTCCGACTGAACTTGTGTATAGCGGCAAGTACAAATTGACGGATAAGCTGCCGGGTGTTCCGCTCCCTGTAGGTAAACTGGTGCTTTCGCCAACACGCACCTATGCGCCTGTTATGATTGAAGTGTTTAAAGAACTTCGGCCGCATATTCACGGACTGGTGCATTGCAGTGGAGGCGCGCAAACCAAAGTGTTGCATTTCATTGATAACCTTCATGTCATCAAAGACAACCTGTTTGAAATTCCACCCTTATTTAAACTCATCCAGCAAGTCAGCGGCACCGGTTGGAGAGAAATGTACAAAGTCTTCAACATGGGCCACCGGATGGAAGTGTATTTGGATGAACAATATGCTCAAGCAGTGATCGATATTTCCAAAAATTTTGGAATAGATGCACAGGTCATCGGAAGGGTTGAAGGTGCAAACCAAAAACAGGTAACGCTTAAAACAGCTGCCGGCATATTCACGTATTAA
- a CDS encoding T9SS type A sorting domain-containing protein, which translates to MPAECGGTAFKSLSIGLPGGQACAPSNLVLEPCNTLYAQTCSGGPLYNWYIDGNLVLTTDLHYAYISLILNPLQAGQHTLCVAYANSCGEGPQACTTFFTGDCSGGQQFMMGYPNPTQQQINFVLEPGGKEMVDFEYSYRLIDKNGATVKSGATRKNALVLDVSDLKKDTYFFKVQLPNQRIEQRIIVE; encoded by the coding sequence GTGCCTGCCGAGTGTGGCGGCACGGCCTTCAAAAGTCTTTCCATCGGCCTGCCGGGCGGGCAGGCCTGCGCGCCCTCTAACCTGGTGCTGGAACCCTGCAACACACTGTACGCCCAAACCTGCAGCGGTGGGCCGCTCTACAACTGGTATATTGATGGTAACCTGGTGCTCACCACCGACTTGCATTACGCCTACATTTCCCTTATCCTCAACCCGCTGCAAGCAGGTCAGCACACCCTGTGCGTGGCCTATGCCAACTCATGCGGTGAAGGGCCACAGGCCTGCACCACGTTTTTCACGGGCGATTGCAGCGGAGGCCAGCAATTTATGATGGGCTACCCCAACCCCACACAACAGCAGATTAACTTTGTGCTGGAGCCGGGCGGTAAGGAAATGGTTGACTTTGAATACAGCTACAGGCTGATTGACAAAAACGGGGCAACCGTTAAAAGCGGGGCAACGCGCAAAAATGCCCTGGTGCTTGACGTGAGCGATTTAAAGAAAGATACCTACTTCTTTAAAGTGCAACTGCCCAACCAGCGTATTGAACAACGGATTATTGTGGAATAA
- a CDS encoding nucleotidyl transferase AbiEii/AbiGii toxin family protein produces MLFKETVTPQLLETARKLCAVPELASFRMAGGTAIALQLGHRKSVDIDLFSNQKTNKASLRKILANQFKETVFFVSPDRIQAEISGLKVELYDHWLMPFKTPAVEAEGLRLASLTDLTAFKLSAITGRREKKDYIDLYFLFSALGINQLLAQFKEYDPLLSPKSLIFALSEVKAAQANQSVMPDMLKEVSWTDITATMIKASKVYLTMFREENP; encoded by the coding sequence ATGCTGTTTAAGGAAACCGTAACACCGCAACTACTGGAAACCGCCAGAAAATTGTGCGCTGTTCCCGAACTGGCTTCCTTCCGGATGGCCGGAGGCACTGCCATTGCCCTCCAACTTGGCCACCGCAAGTCAGTTGATATTGACCTCTTCTCCAACCAAAAAACCAATAAAGCAAGCCTTCGGAAAATTTTAGCAAATCAATTCAAAGAAACAGTTTTTTTTGTGTCGCCCGATCGCATTCAGGCAGAGATAAGCGGATTGAAAGTTGAGTTATATGACCATTGGCTGATGCCTTTCAAAACTCCCGCTGTTGAAGCGGAGGGACTCCGGCTGGCCTCACTTACCGATCTGACCGCGTTCAAACTCAGCGCTATTACCGGCAGACGCGAAAAAAAAGATTACATCGACCTCTATTTCCTCTTTTCAGCCTTGGGAATCAATCAACTTTTGGCGCAGTTCAAGGAGTATGATCCGCTTCTTTCGCCAAAGTCGTTAATTTTTGCATTGTCGGAGGTAAAAGCAGCGCAAGCAAATCAATCTGTTATGCCCGATATGCTGAAAGAAGTTTCCTGGACCGACATAACTGCCACTATGATTAAGGCAAGCAAAGTATATCTTACTATGTTCAGAGAAGAAAATCCATAA
- a CDS encoding acyl-CoA thioesterase has translation MHPFKHKFPIQLRFKDIDKMGHVNNANYLTYIELARVKYFEDVVSTDKKWSQQVGIILARIEIDYKSPVFLHDTIAVYTRCSRIGNKSLTLDWVVVREKSGTEEVVAQGIAVLVCYDYAHEQTIAIPEEQRKAIERFENT, from the coding sequence ATGCACCCGTTCAAACACAAATTCCCCATCCAGCTGCGCTTTAAAGACATTGACAAAATGGGTCATGTGAACAACGCCAACTACCTTACCTACATTGAACTGGCGCGGGTAAAGTATTTTGAAGATGTGGTGAGCACCGATAAGAAGTGGAGCCAGCAAGTTGGAATTATTCTGGCACGGATTGAAATTGATTACAAGTCACCCGTGTTTTTACACGATACCATTGCCGTGTACACGCGCTGCTCGCGCATCGGCAATAAAAGCCTCACGCTCGATTGGGTTGTTGTGCGCGAAAAATCCGGCACCGAAGAAGTTGTTGCGCAAGGCATTGCCGTGCTGGTGTGCTACGATTACGCACACGAACAAACCATCGCCATTCCCGAAGAACAGCGAAAGGCCATTGAGCGCTTTGAAAATACCTGA
- a CDS encoding cupin domain-containing protein codes for MRKTIVTLLALAPLYVFAQPSDYKISSFLTEGTKAPNTHYIGEAWLNAIIHNDPDLGYNITKATFRANSTLDWHKHSSVQVLIIVDGEAYYQERGKEPVILKKGDVIKCDKDIEHWHSSTKYNDVTYLAFYGGDQPTIWTEVLTQEYYDKVAEKLKSSRRPSQK; via the coding sequence ATGAGAAAGACAATAGTTACCCTACTTGCTTTAGCTCCGCTGTATGTGTTTGCCCAACCTTCGGATTATAAAATTTCCTCTTTTCTTACGGAAGGTACAAAGGCCCCAAATACGCATTACATTGGTGAGGCTTGGTTGAATGCCATCATTCACAATGATCCCGACCTGGGGTATAACATCACAAAAGCAACGTTCAGGGCCAACTCCACCCTGGACTGGCATAAACATAGCTCGGTGCAGGTTTTAATAATTGTGGATGGTGAAGCTTATTATCAGGAGCGGGGAAAAGAGCCCGTAATTTTGAAAAAAGGTGATGTAATTAAATGCGATAAAGATATTGAGCACTGGCATTCCTCTACAAAGTATAACGATGTAACCTACTTGGCTTTCTATGGTGGTGACCAGCCTACTATTTGGACGGAGGTACTAACACAGGAATACTATGATAAGGTGGCTGAAAAACTGAAAAGCAGCCGGAGGCCATCTCAAAAATAA
- a CDS encoding gliding motility-associated C-terminal domain-containing protein, giving the protein MQLGPDGRIYISRCNDITNDSEHLAVINNPGQEGKACNFISKGVSLGGRKNIVGLPNFIASYFRFEDPVIDMPNVFTPNGDSYNPVFKPIAFDHMLDADLTIINRWGQRIFYTRDVETGWDGNNAPAGVYYWLLRYEGKNGKIGTAKGWVQLLR; this is encoded by the coding sequence ATGCAACTTGGGCCTGACGGGCGCATTTACATTTCGCGCTGCAACGACATTACCAATGATTCGGAACATCTGGCCGTCATCAACAACCCCGGCCAGGAAGGTAAAGCCTGCAATTTTATTAGTAAAGGTGTTTCATTAGGCGGAAGAAAAAACATAGTTGGCCTACCCAACTTCATCGCGTCTTACTTCCGGTTTGAAGACCCCGTTATTGACATGCCCAATGTGTTTACGCCCAACGGTGACAGCTACAACCCCGTGTTTAAACCCATTGCGTTTGACCACATGCTGGATGCTGATTTAACCATCATCAACCGGTGGGGGCAGCGCATATTTTACACCCGCGATGTAGAGACCGGGTGGGATGGCAACAATGCACCAGCGGGGGTTTATTACTGGCTGCTACGTTACGAAGGCAAAAACGGAAAGATAGGAACAGCTAAAGGATGGGTGCAGTTGCTGCGGTGA
- a CDS encoding zinc-dependent metalloprotease: MKNLLLLVCALLLFEASAQKKKPDTQPVTQPPATGIAAKVTGMKHYPGYFDFYYDEKQDRIFLLIDKFDTEFLYVNSLPAGIGSNDIGLDRGQLGDDRIVKFERRGPKILMVQPNYRFRAITDNKEEQKAVEQAFAQSVLWGFTVTAEEPGKVLVDATDFYFQDAHDVTGRLRGMQQGNYTLDKTRSAFYLPRTKNFPQNTEVEVTLTFTGQATGSYIRSVTPTPNSVTVRQHHSFVQLPDANYKPRKFDPRAGYFGISFYDYATPIQEPIEKRFINRHRLEKKDPRASISDPVKPIVYYLDRGTPEPIRSALLDGARWWNQAFEAIGYRNAFIVELMPEDADPMDVRYNVIQWVHRSTRGWSYGASVSDPRTGEIIKGHVSLGSLRVRQDFLIAEGLLAPYADGRTVPPEMQQMALARLRQLSAHEVGHTLGLAHSYASSSENLASVMDYPHPVVNLVDGKIDLSRAYDDKIGAWDKVSIAYGYQHFPEGTSEAEELEKIIQNSLRAGLTFLSDQDARPEGSAHPYAHLWDNGKDAADELNRVMQIRSVALKNFGEKNIREGTPMAMLEVVLVPMYFFHRYQAEAASKILGGLNYRYALRGDGQPVAEMIPAAQQQKALDALLNTVTPQSLTLPAELIKNIPPHPSGYPRSREVIRTRTDLAFDPLAYAESAADMVLRLLFNPARATRLVQHNALSNQQPSLESVIDRVINSTIKSNGLPGYNGLVQMTVNYATLNNLIDLSSNNNASAPARAIALLKIDQLKNWLAEKSKSTTTESWKAHYAYLLNTIQAYREHPGKFESEKLVPAPPGQPIGTDWEPCSWDN; encoded by the coding sequence ATGAAAAATTTGCTGCTCCTCGTTTGCGCCCTTCTTCTTTTTGAAGCATCCGCCCAAAAGAAAAAACCCGATACTCAACCCGTAACCCAGCCACCCGCCACAGGCATTGCCGCCAAAGTGACCGGCATGAAGCACTATCCCGGCTACTTTGATTTTTACTACGATGAAAAGCAGGACAGGATTTTCCTGCTGATTGATAAGTTCGATACCGAATTCCTGTACGTCAATTCCCTGCCTGCCGGTATCGGCTCCAACGACATCGGGCTCGATCGCGGGCAGCTGGGTGATGACCGCATCGTAAAGTTCGAACGCAGGGGACCAAAAATTTTAATGGTACAACCGAACTACCGCTTCCGCGCGATCACCGATAACAAGGAGGAACAAAAAGCCGTAGAGCAGGCCTTTGCCCAATCGGTGTTGTGGGGCTTTACCGTAACGGCCGAAGAGCCCGGCAAGGTATTGGTTGACGCCACCGATTTTTACTTTCAGGATGCGCACGATGTTACCGGCCGGTTGCGCGGCATGCAGCAAGGCAATTACACACTCGATAAAACGCGCTCGGCCTTTTACCTGCCGCGCACCAAAAACTTTCCGCAGAACACCGAGGTGGAAGTTACACTCACGTTTACCGGGCAGGCAACGGGCAGTTACATCCGCAGTGTAACGCCCACCCCCAACAGTGTTACCGTACGGCAGCATCATTCATTTGTACAGTTACCCGATGCCAATTACAAACCACGCAAATTTGATCCGCGGGCCGGCTACTTCGGCATTTCGTTTTACGATTATGCCACACCCATCCAGGAGCCCATCGAAAAGCGTTTTATTAACCGCCACCGGCTGGAGAAAAAAGATCCGAGAGCATCCATCAGTGATCCGGTTAAACCCATTGTGTATTACCTCGATCGCGGAACGCCTGAACCGATCCGCTCCGCCTTACTGGATGGCGCCCGCTGGTGGAACCAGGCCTTTGAAGCAATTGGTTACCGCAATGCCTTTATTGTAGAATTGATGCCCGAAGATGCCGACCCCATGGATGTACGCTACAACGTAATTCAGTGGGTACACCGTTCCACCCGCGGGTGGTCGTATGGCGCTTCGGTAAGCGACCCGCGTACCGGTGAGATCATCAAAGGCCATGTGTCGCTGGGTTCGCTGCGGGTGCGGCAGGATTTTCTGATTGCCGAAGGACTGCTGGCTCCCTATGCCGATGGCCGCACCGTTCCGCCTGAGATGCAGCAAATGGCGTTGGCCCGCCTGCGTCAGCTTTCCGCTCATGAAGTAGGCCACACGCTGGGGCTTGCCCACAGCTATGCGTCCTCTTCTGAAAACCTGGCTTCGGTAATGGATTACCCCCACCCGGTGGTAAACCTTGTTGATGGAAAAATTGATCTCTCCAGAGCCTATGACGACAAAATCGGGGCGTGGGATAAAGTTTCCATCGCTTACGGCTACCAGCATTTTCCGGAAGGCACCAGCGAAGCAGAAGAGCTCGAAAAAATTATTCAAAACAGTTTGCGGGCAGGCCTTACTTTCCTGTCTGACCAGGACGCCCGGCCCGAAGGAAGCGCACACCCGTACGCCCACCTGTGGGATAACGGCAAGGATGCAGCCGATGAACTGAACCGGGTTATGCAAATCCGATCGGTAGCGTTAAAAAACTTCGGTGAGAAAAACATACGCGAAGGCACACCCATGGCCATGCTTGAAGTTGTGCTGGTGCCCATGTACTTCTTTCACCGCTACCAGGCCGAAGCCGCTTCGAAAATCCTCGGAGGTTTGAATTACCGGTACGCGCTGCGGGGCGATGGCCAGCCGGTTGCCGAAATGATTCCTGCTGCGCAGCAGCAAAAAGCGTTGGATGCATTGCTCAACACAGTAACGCCCCAATCTCTCACGCTGCCGGCCGAACTGATCAAAAACATTCCTCCCCATCCCAGCGGGTATCCGCGCAGCCGTGAAGTGATCCGCACACGCACCGACCTTGCTTTCGATCCGCTGGCCTATGCCGAAAGCGCTGCCGATATGGTGCTCAGGTTACTGTTCAATCCTGCACGCGCTACCCGTTTGGTACAGCACAATGCGTTAAGCAACCAGCAGCCATCGCTGGAAAGCGTAATCGACCGGGTGATTAATTCGACCATAAAAAGTAACGGCTTGCCGGGTTACAATGGCTTGGTGCAGATGACCGTCAACTATGCAACATTGAATAACCTGATTGACTTAAGCAGCAACAATAACGCCTCGGCACCGGCACGTGCCATAGCCTTGCTTAAAATTGATCAGTTGAAAAACTGGCTCGCTGAAAAATCGAAGTCAACCACCACCGAAAGCTGGAAGGCGCACTATGCCTATTTGCTGAACACGATACAGGCTTACCGCGAACATCCGGGCAAATTTGAGAGTGAAAAATTAGTGCCGGCCCCGCCCGGCCAGCCGATCGGTACGGATTGGGAACCGTGCAGTTGGGATAACTGA
- a CDS encoding SBBP repeat-containing protein, with protein MKNSLRFITFHYVSLLVVMVFYFSKSPSAFSQNLNWARQLPGPGPDFLKGMTSDAAGNIYVVGAFTETFDFDPGAGQAIAGPAHDRDIWFGKYSSTGDLIWAKWIVGCHDGFGWDIALDNAGSLYITGFFGAGPPPDFDPGPGVAYPDVAHGLFLAKYSTNDGTFQWLRTVGNNNVTSRARAIAVDASNNVYIAGTLWATSTQSVNFGGSSVSTSQGSAFFARYTSAGVNNLARIVGPANSTTTDLWDLALDASANIHITGQFAGIADFHPTASTPTINSANGSAYVCKYTSSGNHTWTRQVTGQNGDLGNRVAVDGSGNVYVTGSFNTNGGIIFLAKFNSSGTQQAFKSIGGSNADVGQALVLDGAGSLYLSGLFNGTDIAFDQQQVPIG; from the coding sequence ATGAAAAATTCATTACGTTTCATTACGTTTCATTACGTTTCATTACTGGTAGTAATGGTATTTTATTTTTCCAAATCTCCCTCCGCTTTTTCACAAAACTTAAACTGGGCTCGTCAATTGCCGGGACCCGGTCCCGATTTTTTGAAAGGCATGACTTCGGATGCTGCCGGCAACATCTATGTGGTCGGTGCTTTTACCGAAACGTTCGACTTTGACCCCGGAGCAGGCCAGGCCATTGCCGGCCCGGCTCACGACAGGGATATCTGGTTCGGAAAATACTCCAGTACCGGTGACCTGATTTGGGCCAAATGGATCGTGGGCTGCCATGATGGCTTCGGCTGGGATATCGCCCTCGATAATGCCGGCAGTCTCTACATCACCGGGTTTTTCGGGGCCGGCCCGCCTCCGGATTTTGACCCGGGACCGGGTGTGGCTTACCCTGATGTTGCTCACGGTCTGTTCCTTGCCAAGTACTCCACAAATGATGGTACGTTTCAATGGTTGCGTACTGTAGGTAACAACAACGTTACCTCCCGTGCACGGGCTATAGCCGTGGATGCTTCCAATAACGTGTACATTGCGGGTACGCTTTGGGCCACATCAACACAATCGGTTAATTTTGGTGGCAGCTCAGTCAGCACTTCCCAGGGTTCGGCTTTCTTTGCCCGCTATACCAGTGCCGGTGTAAACAACCTCGCCCGCATTGTGGGTCCGGCCAATTCCACTACTACCGACTTGTGGGACCTTGCTCTCGATGCCTCTGCCAACATTCATATCACCGGGCAGTTTGCAGGCATAGCCGATTTTCACCCTACTGCTTCTACGCCAACCATTAACAGCGCCAATGGCAGCGCCTACGTGTGCAAGTACACCAGCAGCGGCAACCACACCTGGACCCGCCAGGTAACCGGCCAGAATGGCGACCTGGGCAACCGCGTTGCTGTTGACGGCTCCGGAAACGTGTATGTAACCGGCTCGTTCAACACCAATGGCGGAATTATTTTCCTCGCTAAGTTCAACTCATCCGGCACGCAACAGGCATTTAAATCCATTGGGGGTAGCAATGCCGATGTGGGCCAGGCGCTGGTGCTTGACGGTGCCGGCAGCCTGTACCTGAGCGGGCTTTTTAACGGGACTGACATTGCCTTCGACCAACAACAGGTACCCATAGGCTAA
- a CDS encoding DUF2911 domain-containing protein encodes MIKKILLGFGVLIIIIAGYVGYLMLTTKNHSPAAVAEFRDGDFLIQVNYSQPYKKGRLIFGTEAEGALVPYGMKWRTGANEATEISFSGDVLVDGKLLKAGRYSVYTIPDAAVWTIAFNSKLGYWGKGFGDVFDESLDVLRAVASVQNDLPEVEQFTISFAPSDSLINMHFSWDKTRATLPIQRVQ; translated from the coding sequence ATGATAAAGAAAATTCTGCTCGGCTTTGGTGTACTTATCATCATTATTGCCGGTTATGTCGGTTACCTGATGCTCACCACCAAAAATCACAGTCCGGCAGCCGTGGCTGAATTCCGTGACGGTGATTTTCTGATCCAGGTAAACTATTCGCAGCCCTACAAAAAAGGCCGGCTTATTTTTGGCACCGAAGCTGAAGGGGCGCTGGTGCCGTATGGAATGAAATGGCGGACCGGGGCCAATGAAGCTACCGAAATCAGTTTCAGTGGCGATGTGTTGGTGGATGGCAAATTGCTGAAGGCCGGCCGGTATTCGGTATACACCATTCCGGATGCTGCCGTGTGGACGATTGCCTTCAACAGCAAACTGGGTTACTGGGGCAAAGGGTTTGGCGATGTGTTCGATGAATCGCTGGATGTGCTCCGTGCAGTTGCCAGCGTACAAAACGATTTACCCGAGGTGGAGCAGTTCACCATTTCATTCGCTCCATCAGACAGCCTGATTAACATGCACTTTTCGTGGGATAAAACACGTGCCACACTGCCCATTCAGCGGGTTCAATAA
- a CDS encoding RNA methyltransferase, with protein sequence MKKLKLEELGRISVDQFKDAEKLPVCIVLDNIRSLHNVGSAFRTADAFRIEKIYLTGITGTPPHREIHKTALGATESVDWEYAEKPEEAVRKLKSRGYTIVAIEQTTASQPLHQSSFVPDDRLCLVFGNEINGVSEPVIELADAAIEIPQAGTKHSLNVSVCLGIVVWELVRKLKFAGAS encoded by the coding sequence ATGAAAAAACTTAAACTGGAAGAGTTAGGCCGGATCTCGGTTGATCAGTTCAAAGATGCGGAGAAACTCCCGGTTTGCATTGTGCTGGATAATATTCGTTCGTTGCACAATGTAGGCTCCGCGTTCCGCACAGCCGATGCATTCAGGATTGAAAAAATTTACCTGACGGGAATAACGGGTACCCCTCCGCACCGCGAAATTCACAAAACAGCCCTGGGTGCCACCGAATCAGTTGACTGGGAATATGCTGAAAAACCTGAGGAAGCAGTTCGTAAACTTAAATCGCGTGGCTATACGATTGTTGCCATCGAACAAACAACAGCGAGCCAGCCCCTGCACCAATCCAGCTTTGTGCCTGACGATAGGCTTTGCCTGGTATTTGGAAACGAAATCAATGGGGTGAGCGAACCGGTAATTGAGTTGGCCGATGCGGCCATTGAAATTCCGCAAGCGGGCACCAAGCATTCCCTGAATGTTTCCGTTTGCCTGGGTATTGTGGTGTGGGAGTTGGTTCGTAAACTCAAATTTGCGGGCGCCAGTTAG